The Caldibacillus debilis DSM 16016 genome includes a window with the following:
- a CDS encoding DinB family protein yields the protein MEYSPLSLLKELRKFSWKEESWFLPLASAIEGVTAAEAAWRPDGHTNSIWQILNHLNYYNERVLEQLQGKEPAPQTITNTETFGPPGDPDDRKGWEETLRRTRQIAQGIEEALEKLDGKDLEKEGFLEKLAAWIMHDTYHTGQIVLLRKMQGTWPAQRE from the coding sequence ATGGAATATTCACCCTTGTCGCTCTTGAAGGAGCTCAGAAAGTTCAGCTGGAAGGAGGAATCCTGGTTTTTGCCTCTCGCTTCGGCCATCGAAGGCGTAACCGCCGCGGAAGCGGCGTGGCGTCCGGACGGACATACCAACAGCATTTGGCAAATCTTGAATCATCTCAATTATTATAACGAACGCGTCCTGGAACAATTGCAAGGCAAGGAACCCGCCCCGCAGACAATCACCAATACGGAAACCTTCGGTCCTCCCGGGGATCCGGATGATCGGAAGGGATGGGAGGAGACCCTCCGCCGCACCCGGCAGATTGCCCAAGGCATCGAAGAGGCCCTGGAAAAGCTTGACGGCAAAGATTTGGAAAAGGAGGGCTTCTTAGAAAAACTCGCAGCGTGGATCATGCACGACACGTATCACACGGGACAAATCGTTTTGCTGAGGAAAATGCAAGGGACATGGCCCGCACAAAGGGAATAA
- a CDS encoding ABC transporter ATP-binding protein: protein MRLNEIAIEDLSVSYGEKTALSHVSTRFQRGEIYVLLGHNGAGKTTFIKEILKADLKRQKIKYLTDEQNPRAKTLKYRMSFSPEKPVLFEELTIMEYVSFVLKMYGSCREQSLKRVKELLAAFDLEKEKNKFIYALSNGMKKKVCHIAALALDADFIFLDEPFAALDPVAIYELKRLILSRTEQAAIVLSTHQLDVVEGLPVDPDRLHIRLLKQGRLLFEGTKGELLHEHPSLEAAYLHFYEAR from the coding sequence ATGCGGCTGAATGAAATCGCCATTGAAGACCTGTCCGTCTCCTACGGGGAGAAAACCGCGCTGAGCCACGTCTCCACCCGCTTTCAAAGGGGAGAAATCTACGTCCTGCTTGGGCATAACGGCGCCGGAAAAACGACGTTCATCAAGGAAATTCTGAAGGCCGATCTGAAACGGCAAAAAATCAAATACTTGACGGACGAACAAAATCCGAGGGCCAAAACGCTAAAATACCGCATGTCTTTTTCCCCGGAAAAACCCGTCCTTTTTGAGGAACTGACGATCATGGAATACGTTTCCTTCGTTTTGAAAATGTACGGTTCCTGCCGGGAGCAATCCCTGAAACGCGTGAAGGAACTGCTCGCCGCCTTTGATCTTGAAAAAGAAAAAAATAAATTTATTTACGCCTTGTCCAACGGGATGAAGAAAAAGGTCTGCCATATTGCCGCATTGGCATTGGATGCGGATTTCATCTTTTTGGATGAGCCCTTTGCGGCGCTGGATCCGGTTGCCATTTACGAATTGAAGCGGCTCATCCTCTCCAGGACGGAACAGGCGGCCATCGTTTTGTCCACCCACCAGCTGGACGTAGTCGAAGGTTTGCCGGTTGATCCGGACCGGCTTCACATCCGTCTGCTGAAACAGGGACGGCTCCTTTTCGAAGGCACGAAAGGTGAACTTCTCCATGAACATCCTTCCTTGGAAGCCGCCTATTTGCATTTTTACGAAGCCCGGTGA